In a genomic window of Pseudoglutamicibacter albus:
- a CDS encoding ABC transporter permease: MTKTTTSIPPRAKHESSPGPRRVTFGPADQSLATRWWVLLLALFAVLGLAALSLFVGASSLSLSDLLAGKQEAEEVFWISRVPRTVAALLAGAAVAISGLIMQQLARNRFVEPHMVGSTESAMLGILAVTIFVPAMPVIGKMGVATIFSLVGTALFLAIINNLPTRATLLIPLVGIMLGGVISAAATFVAYRNDLLQTLNAWMIGDLSGIIQGRYELLWIVAVVGLVGYIAADRFTAAGLGSDFCTSIGMNYKVTVRLGMAVVALISAVSVTTVGALPFLGLVVPNIVSAIVGDHLRRAVPWTALLGAGMVLACDIAGRLIRIPYEIPVGMIMSVLGSIVFLSMIIHQRYQNVPPSSKKRARQAAKKALAMRKRAEQEAAGA; the protein is encoded by the coding sequence ATGACTAAAACAACTACAAGCATCCCGCCCCGGGCGAAGCACGAGTCTTCACCGGGGCCTCGCCGTGTCACTTTCGGTCCAGCTGATCAGTCTCTGGCGACCCGATGGTGGGTCTTATTGCTCGCTCTTTTCGCGGTTCTTGGCCTCGCGGCCCTCTCGCTCTTCGTTGGCGCGTCCTCACTGTCTCTATCTGACCTGCTTGCCGGGAAGCAGGAAGCCGAGGAGGTCTTCTGGATCTCGCGCGTCCCCCGCACCGTAGCGGCCCTGCTTGCTGGCGCTGCGGTAGCGATCTCCGGTCTCATCATGCAGCAGCTGGCACGCAACCGTTTTGTTGAACCGCACATGGTCGGCTCAACCGAATCCGCGATGCTAGGTATCCTCGCTGTCACGATCTTTGTTCCGGCCATGCCAGTGATCGGCAAAATGGGTGTCGCCACCATCTTCTCTCTGGTCGGCACCGCTCTGTTCCTCGCGATCATCAACAACCTCCCAACCCGCGCAACGCTGCTGATCCCGTTGGTTGGCATCATGCTCGGCGGCGTGATCTCCGCAGCCGCAACGTTTGTGGCTTACCGCAACGACCTCCTCCAGACCTTGAACGCCTGGATGATCGGAGACCTCTCCGGCATCATCCAAGGCCGTTATGAGCTGCTGTGGATCGTCGCGGTCGTCGGCCTCGTGGGCTATATCGCGGCAGACCGTTTCACCGCCGCGGGCCTTGGTAGCGACTTCTGCACCTCGATCGGCATGAACTACAAGGTCACAGTCCGCCTCGGTATGGCGGTCGTCGCGCTCATCTCCGCGGTGAGCGTCACCACCGTAGGCGCACTCCCCTTCCTGGGGCTTGTGGTCCCGAACATCGTCTCCGCCATCGTGGGCGACCACCTGCGCCGTGCAGTCCCCTGGACCGCGCTCTTGGGCGCCGGCATGGTGCTGGCCTGCGACATCGCCGGCCGGCTCATCCGCATCCCGTACGAAATCCCGGTGGGCATGATCATGTCCGTATTGGGTTCCATCGTGTTCCTCAGCATGATCATCCACCAGCGCTACCAGAACGTCCCGCCGTCCTCGAAGAAGCGCGCCCGCCAGGCCGCTAAGAAAGCCCTGGCGATGCGCAAGCGCGCCGAACAGGAGGCTGCAGGTGCCTAA
- a CDS encoding iron chelate uptake ABC transporter family permease subunit has translation MPNQHTATHDNAAAHDKTAATQQLASASSATTLDELIAEGIKAERRDARRGWIWIAALSAGLLIAVAVFLTWDLMGALEFALKLRGTRVGAMLVCAVAIAVSTVAFQTVTANRILTPSIMGMDALYILLQTTAVFVLGGTAWMTASPLLRFGIELGLMVLFAVLLYRWMFTGRTANLHLMLLVGIVLGTLFRGISALLQKLLDPSEFTQLQDLFFASFNRVDPNLLTAAAIVVGVAVFFAWRMRHTLDAMALGRDMATSLGINHQRVTTIVLILSAVMVATCTALVGPITFFGLLVVSLAYQALPGAGHGTLFIVSSLIGAFALVVGQFIVERLAGHSTTLSVVIEFAGGIVFIALLLKGSLKS, from the coding sequence GTGCCTAATCAACACACAGCAACTCATGACAACGCAGCAGCTCATGACAAAACAGCGGCTACGCAACAGCTGGCCTCTGCTTCGAGCGCCACGACCCTGGATGAACTGATTGCCGAAGGTATCAAAGCTGAACGGCGCGACGCGCGGCGCGGCTGGATCTGGATCGCCGCACTGAGCGCCGGACTGCTGATTGCAGTTGCGGTGTTCCTCACGTGGGATCTGATGGGTGCGCTCGAATTCGCGCTGAAGCTGCGCGGAACCCGTGTGGGCGCGATGCTCGTATGTGCTGTCGCTATCGCGGTTTCCACCGTCGCGTTCCAGACCGTCACCGCCAACAGGATCCTGACCCCATCCATCATGGGTATGGATGCGCTCTATATCCTGCTGCAGACCACCGCGGTATTCGTTCTGGGTGGTACCGCATGGATGACCGCTTCCCCACTGCTGCGTTTCGGCATCGAGTTGGGGCTCATGGTCCTGTTCGCTGTGTTGCTCTACCGGTGGATGTTCACTGGGCGTACCGCCAACCTGCACCTCATGCTGCTGGTGGGTATCGTGTTGGGGACCCTGTTCCGCGGCATCTCGGCTCTCCTGCAGAAACTGCTGGATCCAAGCGAGTTCACGCAGCTTCAGGACCTGTTCTTCGCGTCCTTCAACCGTGTTGACCCTAACCTTCTGACTGCCGCGGCGATCGTGGTGGGGGTCGCGGTGTTCTTCGCGTGGCGTATGCGCCACACACTGGATGCGATGGCGCTGGGCCGCGACATGGCAACCAGCTTAGGCATCAACCACCAACGGGTCACCACCATCGTGCTGATCTTGTCTGCCGTGATGGTTGCAACCTGTACCGCGCTGGTTGGGCCGATCACGTTCTTCGGCCTGCTCGTGGTCTCGCTCGCCTACCAAGCGCTACCGGGCGCGGGCCACGGGACCCTGTTCATTGTGTCCTCGCTGATCGGTGCGTTCGCTTTGGTTGTGGGTCAGTTCATTGTTGAGCGGCTCGCGGGTCATTCGACCACGCTGTCTGTTGTGATTGAGTTTGCCGGTGGCATTGTGTTCATCGCGCTGTTGCTGAAGGGATCGTTGAAGTCATGA
- a CDS encoding iron ABC transporter ATP-binding protein — MIEINKVSKQYGATTVVDEVTTVIPAGGLTSIIGPNGAGKSTLLSMVSRLIPMEEGSVKVDGLDVSTTPSKTLAKKLAILRQDNHVSLRLRVRDLVGFGRFPHNGGQATREDRAIIAQAMQEMDITPLAFKYLDELSGGQRQRAFIAMVLAQDTDYILLDEPLNNLDMRHSVEMMKLMRRLVDEQGKTVVVVMHDINFASVYSDTIVAMRDGRLVQQSSPEELMTTERLAEVYQMQIPIHEIDGKRIGVYYG; from the coding sequence ATGATTGAAATCAATAAGGTTTCCAAGCAGTATGGCGCCACCACAGTGGTCGATGAGGTCACCACAGTGATCCCGGCTGGCGGGCTCACGAGCATCATCGGCCCTAACGGCGCCGGTAAGTCCACGCTGCTTTCGATGGTGTCCCGCCTGATCCCGATGGAGGAGGGCAGCGTCAAAGTCGATGGCTTGGATGTGTCCACGACGCCGTCGAAAACGTTGGCGAAGAAGCTCGCTATTTTGCGGCAGGACAACCACGTTTCGCTCCGGTTGCGTGTGCGCGACCTCGTGGGTTTCGGTCGCTTCCCGCATAACGGCGGCCAGGCCACGCGTGAGGACCGCGCGATCATCGCTCAAGCGATGCAGGAAATGGACATCACACCGCTAGCGTTCAAATACCTCGACGAGCTATCAGGCGGCCAGCGTCAGCGCGCGTTCATCGCAATGGTTTTGGCGCAAGACACCGACTACATCCTGTTGGATGAGCCGCTGAACAACCTGGATATGCGGCATTCGGTCGAGATGATGAAGCTGATGCGCCGCCTTGTTGATGAGCAAGGTAAGACGGTGGTTGTGGTGATGCACGACATCAACTTCGCCTCCGTGTATTCGGACACGATCGTGGCAATGCGCGATGGCCGCTTGGTTCAGCAGAGCAGCCCGGAAGAACTCATGACCACCGAACGGCTCGCTGAGGTGTACCAGATGCAGATCCCGATCCACGAGATCGACGGTAAACGCATCGGCGTCTACTACGGCTAG
- a CDS encoding mechanosensitive ion channel family protein, translating to MRFLATLLTALPAEKASPSDGQSPGESESPKPSEEPGASEFGKPSSDPSSTDPSKDPSSSPSGFLEPDPDKPTLPGLEPIVESAPNVVRPWLAFGIPIVASLVITWLVWFIFARILRKRPRVKEQLGRLQIPVFCLLLSVGLMFGTPGVFRDEEISIPLAVILKVAAVASITWLAVTVLSVVEISVIVHYEESGDPRQVAKLRTQMTLMRRLVTAIVLVLGVGAVLLMIPSVRAMGATVLASAGLISVVAGLAVQGVLTNVFAGLQLAFSDAIRVEDIVVVEGQRGNVKEITLTYVVVKLVDGRKMILPSTYFTTTPFENWSRGGEEIKGSVVLDLSWDAPVAALRKRVEQLLDATELWDGRFSETVVTNAAGGNMQLTVVVSARNPGDLWDLKNYIREHLVDEVMQKYPDALPKVVPSRQPEPA from the coding sequence ATGAGATTCCTAGCAACCTTGTTGACGGCCTTGCCTGCAGAAAAAGCGAGCCCCAGCGATGGTCAGAGCCCCGGTGAATCGGAATCTCCAAAACCGTCTGAGGAACCTGGCGCATCGGAATTTGGGAAGCCCTCAAGCGACCCGTCCTCAACAGACCCCAGCAAGGATCCAAGCTCAAGCCCGAGCGGCTTCCTGGAGCCTGATCCGGACAAGCCGACGCTTCCCGGGCTCGAGCCGATCGTCGAGAGCGCACCGAATGTGGTGCGGCCGTGGCTCGCGTTCGGCATTCCGATCGTCGCATCGTTAGTCATCACATGGCTCGTGTGGTTCATCTTCGCGCGGATTCTGCGTAAGCGCCCGCGGGTCAAGGAGCAGCTAGGCCGCCTCCAAATCCCTGTGTTCTGCCTCCTGCTTTCGGTGGGACTCATGTTCGGGACCCCGGGGGTGTTCCGGGATGAAGAAATATCGATCCCGTTGGCTGTGATCCTCAAAGTCGCGGCCGTCGCTTCGATCACGTGGCTTGCGGTCACGGTGCTTTCGGTGGTCGAAATCTCCGTGATTGTGCACTATGAGGAATCCGGGGACCCGCGGCAGGTAGCCAAGCTGCGTACCCAGATGACGTTGATGCGGCGGCTCGTGACCGCGATCGTGCTTGTGCTCGGCGTGGGTGCGGTGCTGCTCATGATCCCGAGCGTGCGCGCGATGGGCGCAACCGTGCTCGCGTCCGCCGGTTTGATCTCCGTGGTTGCAGGCCTCGCGGTTCAGGGAGTGCTGACCAACGTGTTCGCTGGCTTGCAGCTCGCGTTCTCGGACGCGATCCGTGTTGAAGACATCGTGGTGGTGGAAGGCCAACGCGGCAACGTCAAAGAGATCACGCTGACATACGTTGTGGTCAAGCTCGTGGACGGCCGCAAAATGATTCTGCCGTCTACCTACTTCACCACCACGCCGTTTGAAAACTGGTCGCGAGGCGGGGAAGAAATCAAGGGCTCGGTGGTCCTGGACCTCTCGTGGGATGCACCCGTTGCGGCACTGCGTAAACGCGTTGAACAGCTACTGGATGCAACCGAGCTGTGGGACGGCCGCTTCAGCGAGACCGTCGTGACCAACGCGGCCGGTGGCAACATGCAACTCACCGTCGTGGTGAGCGCCCGCAACCCGGGCGACCTCTGGGATCTGAAAAACTACATCCGCGAACACCTCGTAGACGAAGTCATGCAGAAATACCCGGACGCCCTCCCGAAAGTTGTGCCCAGCCGCCAGCCTGAGCCAGCGTAG
- a CDS encoding acyl-CoA dehydrogenase family protein — protein MTDASTSPPQPTSSQPAPQPSASRPASLTEPDYDLYAAGPDAPNADPAGVFKDLPESARAVRERARAFALEKVAPVIDDYWHRGEYPAHLTKELGEADLLRDGIAVDGREGWSRLEAAMVGMELGRVDLSVSTIVGVQGGLALRSIDLCGSEEQKQKWGPALAEGSVAGAFALTEPTHGSDSIGLETMATKVDGGWRITGAKKWIGNGAIGPEFGAPAISVVWARDTDDGQVKGFIVPQDSEGYSAFHLKEKIALRCLWQAEIDLQDVFVPEENVLPGAQSFKNTAQVLFATRLGVAWAAVGAAMGAYEVAAQYASKRMQFGRPLAHSQIVNERLARMQSTLVQAQLLALHCTELEDRGELSGELASLAKFTSTRAARSIAADARDLLGGNGILIKNRVARHFADIEALHTYEGTETVQALLIGRGVTGKSTFTG, from the coding sequence ATGACTGACGCTTCCACTTCCCCACCGCAGCCAACATCGTCGCAGCCAGCACCGCAGCCGTCCGCATCGCGCCCTGCTTCGCTCACGGAGCCGGATTACGATCTGTACGCGGCCGGCCCTGACGCGCCGAACGCTGATCCGGCGGGGGTTTTCAAAGATTTACCTGAGAGTGCGCGTGCCGTGCGGGAGCGGGCGCGCGCTTTCGCGCTCGAGAAGGTCGCGCCGGTGATCGATGACTACTGGCACCGCGGCGAGTATCCGGCGCATCTGACCAAGGAACTCGGCGAGGCTGATCTGCTGCGCGACGGCATCGCGGTGGATGGCCGTGAAGGCTGGAGCCGGCTTGAGGCCGCGATGGTCGGCATGGAGCTGGGCCGCGTAGACCTCTCGGTGTCCACCATCGTGGGCGTCCAGGGTGGCTTGGCTCTGCGTTCGATCGACCTGTGCGGCTCCGAGGAACAGAAGCAGAAGTGGGGCCCGGCACTTGCCGAAGGCAGTGTTGCTGGCGCGTTCGCCCTGACAGAGCCAACCCACGGCTCGGATTCGATCGGCCTGGAGACCATGGCTACTAAGGTCGATGGCGGGTGGCGCATCACTGGCGCCAAGAAGTGGATCGGTAATGGGGCGATCGGCCCGGAGTTCGGTGCGCCAGCCATTTCGGTCGTGTGGGCTCGTGATACCGATGACGGCCAGGTCAAAGGCTTCATTGTTCCGCAGGACTCGGAAGGCTACAGCGCGTTCCATTTGAAGGAAAAAATCGCTCTGCGTTGCTTGTGGCAGGCCGAAATTGATCTGCAGGATGTGTTCGTTCCGGAGGAGAACGTGCTGCCGGGCGCGCAGTCCTTCAAGAACACGGCGCAGGTTTTGTTCGCTACCCGCCTCGGTGTTGCGTGGGCCGCCGTGGGTGCGGCGATGGGCGCCTACGAGGTCGCCGCGCAGTACGCGAGCAAGCGCATGCAGTTCGGCCGCCCGCTGGCTCATTCCCAGATTGTGAACGAGCGTTTGGCGCGCATGCAGTCCACGCTCGTTCAGGCGCAGCTTTTGGCTCTGCACTGCACCGAGTTGGAGGACCGCGGTGAGCTCTCCGGCGAGCTCGCATCGCTGGCTAAGTTCACGTCCACGCGTGCGGCCCGTTCGATTGCCGCCGATGCTCGTGACCTTTTGGGTGGCAACGGCATCCTGATCAAGAACCGGGTGGCACGCCACTTCGCTGACATCGAGGCGCTGCACACCTATGAAGGCACCGAAACTGTGCAGGCGTTGCTGATCGGGCGCGGCGTGACCGGCAAGTCCACTTTCACCGGCTAG
- a CDS encoding alpha/beta fold hydrolase, which translates to MSYAINPTDGTRIYYEVTGDGPVLIFLHGSALSRVIWRGLGYLKGLPGYTHIRIDARGHGKSDKPHEPQAYAMERMAEDVLAVMDAEQIATAGLVGYSLGARTGWQLMTTAPTRFTTFVALGGSHRKQTGEVQNIFFPGYLETLRAGDIDAFVAGFGPGLDHATALAFKANDPLALYAMFTEMETAEKTIPDTLIAQVSAPVLTMAGDKDPRRYADSQDEAQLAQNCTFHPLPGRNHAGTLFYAQDNLAVIKPFLDKNYPGLS; encoded by the coding sequence GTGAGCTATGCAATCAACCCCACGGACGGAACCCGGATCTACTACGAGGTGACCGGCGATGGGCCCGTCCTGATCTTCCTGCACGGATCAGCTTTATCGCGGGTCATTTGGCGTGGGCTGGGCTACCTCAAGGGGCTGCCGGGCTACACCCACATCCGCATCGACGCGCGCGGCCACGGCAAGTCAGATAAACCCCACGAACCGCAGGCCTATGCGATGGAGCGCATGGCTGAAGACGTGCTCGCCGTGATGGATGCTGAACAGATCGCTACCGCGGGCCTGGTCGGTTACTCGCTCGGGGCGCGCACCGGCTGGCAGCTCATGACCACCGCACCAACCCGATTCACGACCTTCGTTGCGCTCGGGGGAAGCCACCGGAAGCAGACCGGTGAAGTCCAAAACATCTTCTTCCCCGGCTACCTCGAAACCTTGCGTGCCGGAGACATCGACGCGTTCGTCGCGGGCTTCGGGCCAGGACTAGACCACGCCACCGCGCTCGCGTTCAAAGCTAACGACCCGCTCGCGCTCTACGCGATGTTCACCGAGATGGAAACAGCAGAGAAAACCATCCCGGACACGCTCATCGCCCAGGTCAGCGCACCCGTGCTCACGATGGCCGGAGACAAGGACCCGCGCCGTTACGCAGACTCACAAGATGAAGCACAGCTCGCTCAGAATTGCACGTTCCATCCACTGCCTGGACGCAACCACGCGGGAACCTTGTTCTATGCGCAAGACAACCTCGCCGTCATCAAACCGTTCCTAGATAAGAACTACCCTGGGCTGAGTTAG